The Pirellulimonas nuda genome includes a region encoding these proteins:
- a CDS encoding DUF4394 domain-containing protein, with amino-acid sequence MRFNLALTVALAMAASSAQAALLVGVTNTNDLIEFDSTNPAQLTSSLPLTGLGQNELIRGIDFRPTDQQLYAVGSSGNIYTVNRATGAATVKSTISGTVLNGSAFGVDFNPVADKGGASSLRIVSNTTQNLAVNADTGVATVATPVSYGGGAVNIVGEAYSNSIIGGVDGPLTPATGTTGTTQYAIDSGTDGLVLQAFNAGTLTPVGSLGVNTTASVGFDILSIPGLAGITNIGYASLEVDGAPGKSILYEINLSTGAAVSLGQIDGGILVPNLTAELVIDPNSVVPEPSSLGLAGLALAAIALRSRKARVA; translated from the coding sequence ATGCGTTTCAACCTAGCTCTCACCGTGGCCTTGGCCATGGCGGCGAGCAGCGCTCAGGCGGCGCTTCTTGTTGGCGTTACGAACACGAACGACCTTATCGAGTTTGATTCGACGAACCCGGCGCAGCTTACTTCTTCGCTGCCGCTGACCGGTCTCGGCCAGAACGAATTGATCCGCGGGATCGACTTCCGCCCCACCGACCAGCAGCTCTACGCGGTCGGCAGCAGTGGCAACATCTACACGGTGAACCGCGCCACCGGCGCCGCGACCGTCAAGTCGACCATTAGCGGCACGGTGCTCAACGGCTCTGCGTTCGGCGTCGACTTCAACCCGGTCGCGGACAAGGGCGGGGCCAGCAGCCTGCGGATTGTCAGCAACACCACCCAGAACCTGGCCGTGAACGCCGACACCGGCGTCGCCACGGTCGCGACGCCCGTTTCCTACGGCGGCGGTGCGGTGAACATCGTCGGCGAGGCCTACTCCAACTCCATCATCGGCGGCGTCGATGGCCCGCTGACCCCGGCCACCGGGACCACGGGCACGACGCAGTACGCGATCGATTCGGGCACGGACGGTCTTGTGTTGCAGGCCTTCAACGCCGGCACCCTGACGCCGGTTGGCTCCTTGGGGGTCAACACGACCGCGTCGGTCGGCTTCGACATCTTGTCGATCCCCGGCCTCGCCGGCATCACGAACATCGGTTACGCGTCGCTTGAAGTCGACGGCGCGCCCGGCAAGAGCATCCTGTACGAGATCAACCTGAGCACCGGCGCCGCGGTGTCGCTCGGTCAGATCGACGGCGGCATCCTGGTGCCGAACCTCACCGCCGAGCTGGTGATCGATCCCAACTCCGTGGTCCCCGAGCCCTCGTCCCTCGGCCTGGCCGGGCTGGCCCTGGCCGCGATCGCCCTGCGTAGCCGCAAGGCCCGCGTAGCGTAG
- a CDS encoding MATE family efflux transporter, whose product MKPASADYSWWGRPAGGREVAVVAAPLVISSLSWTVMTFVDRVMLSHVSGPAMTGAFSASTVWFLLVCFPLGLCTYANTFVSQYFGAGRLERIGPAAWQAVWLALATGPLYLLAIPAANALFTAVGHSPEVVASEVPYFQVLCVGAPAMLIAQAAASFFSGRGKTRVVMYTDAGFAGLNVVLDYAWIFGHWGFPEWGVVGAGWATVVSLWLKAACYVLLLLTRHNRERFGTLRGMRVEWPLLGRLLWFGTPSGLQMLLDMAGFTAFILLVGKIGPAEAEATSVAFSVSSVAFMPVWGLSLAVGILVGQRLGEDRDDLAGRATLTSLVLGLGYMSIISLLYLFTPGLFLAGFGGPSDSPESTSRLAAVLLRFVAAYNLLDATAMVFAAAIKGAGDTGFVLRVSVVLATLLIALSWLSVEVWQLGVYGSWSLITVWVWIVAIAYVLRYQQGAWRRMRVIEPPPPDLVMATE is encoded by the coding sequence ATGAAGCCCGCAAGCGCAGACTACTCCTGGTGGGGCCGGCCCGCGGGGGGGCGTGAGGTGGCCGTGGTGGCCGCTCCGCTGGTCATCTCGAGCCTGTCGTGGACCGTGATGACCTTCGTTGATCGGGTCATGCTGAGCCACGTCTCCGGCCCCGCCATGACCGGGGCCTTCTCGGCCTCTACCGTGTGGTTCCTGCTGGTCTGCTTCCCGCTGGGGCTCTGCACCTACGCCAACACCTTTGTCTCGCAGTACTTCGGCGCGGGGCGGCTGGAGCGGATCGGCCCCGCGGCGTGGCAAGCGGTGTGGCTGGCGCTGGCCACCGGGCCGCTTTATCTGCTAGCGATCCCTGCCGCCAACGCGCTGTTCACCGCGGTAGGGCACAGCCCAGAGGTGGTGGCGAGCGAGGTCCCCTACTTCCAGGTGCTGTGCGTCGGCGCCCCCGCGATGTTGATCGCCCAGGCAGCCGCGTCGTTCTTCAGCGGCCGGGGCAAGACGCGCGTCGTGATGTACACCGACGCCGGGTTCGCCGGGCTGAACGTGGTGCTGGACTACGCCTGGATCTTCGGCCACTGGGGCTTCCCGGAGTGGGGCGTTGTCGGCGCCGGTTGGGCCACCGTGGTGAGCCTGTGGCTCAAGGCGGCTTGCTACGTGCTGCTGCTGCTCACGCGGCACAACCGCGAGAGGTTTGGCACCCTGCGCGGCATGCGGGTCGAGTGGCCGCTGCTGGGCCGGCTGCTGTGGTTCGGCACGCCGAGCGGTCTGCAGATGCTGCTCGATATGGCGGGCTTCACCGCGTTCATCCTGCTCGTGGGCAAGATCGGCCCCGCCGAGGCCGAGGCGACCAGCGTCGCCTTTAGCGTAAGCTCCGTGGCGTTCATGCCGGTGTGGGGGCTGAGCCTTGCGGTGGGCATCCTGGTGGGGCAGCGGCTGGGGGAAGACCGCGACGACCTGGCCGGCCGCGCCACGCTCACCAGCCTGGTGCTGGGGCTGGGCTACATGTCGATCATCTCGCTGCTCTACCTGTTCACGCCGGGGCTGTTCTTGGCCGGCTTTGGGGGCCCGTCCGACTCGCCGGAGTCGACCAGCCGGCTCGCGGCGGTGCTGCTGCGGTTCGTGGCCGCCTACAACCTGCTGGACGCCACGGCGATGGTCTTCGCCGCGGCCATCAAGGGCGCCGGCGACACGGGTTTCGTGCTGCGTGTGAGCGTGGTGCTCGCGACGCTGCTGATCGCGCTGAGCTGGCTGTCGGTCGAAGTGTGGCAGCTAGGCGTGTACGGCAGTTGGTCGCTGATCACGGTGTGGGTGTGGATTGTCGCCATCGCGTACGTGCTACGCTACCAGCAGGGCGCGTGGCGACGGATGCGCGTCATCGAGCCCCCGCCCCCCGACCTGGTGATGGCGACCGAGTAG
- a CDS encoding amylosucrase, whose amino-acid sequence MIQHPTTPLPDADPEIRRRAAESLRRLLPRVEARVHDQIEPEAWDAFTRRLEEHFPKLFLYLHLLYGSHYDFLFHLEDILTTVTQAWLERDGELQALDALRETDPRWYQSSRILGAACYVDLFADDLAGLRERIPYLVELGVTYLHLMPLFRSPEGDNDGGYAVSSYREVDEALGTMAQLRELSTQLRHHGISLVVDFVLNHTSDEHPWARRAAAGDPEHQGYYRLFPDRELPDAYERSMADVFPDDHAGSFIYRNDMGRWVWTTFHNYQWDLNYQNPKLLDRMLGEMLFLANQGVEVLRFDAVAFLWKEIGTDSQNLPGAHWVIRAMSAALKIVAPASVIKSEAIVHPDEVRRYIHHDECQLSYNPELMALMWDSLATRKTAVLHNALERRLTIPEDCQWVNYIRCHDDIGWAFSNTDILASGFDPDEHRRFLTRFYTGIHPGTFARGLPFQLNPATGDGRVSGACASLCGLERALELDDPKEIDHAVRRILLMHGVILTLGGIPLIYLGDEIAMLNDYSFQQDPERSSDSRWVHRPRFDWDRAEQRHDTDTIPGRVFQGLLRFIQLRKQHPAFNSSNTQLVETGNDHLLGYFRSHGEHGVLVLANFDDHPQEIEGRRLRTLGLRKTVIDMVDGDAIFAAQSLTLEPYRLMVLARPQ is encoded by the coding sequence ATGATTCAGCACCCCACGACCCCGCTTCCGGACGCCGACCCCGAGATCCGTCGACGCGCCGCGGAGTCGCTCCGCCGGCTGCTTCCCAGGGTCGAGGCGCGGGTGCACGACCAGATCGAGCCCGAGGCGTGGGACGCGTTCACGCGGCGGCTGGAGGAGCACTTCCCCAAGCTGTTCCTGTACCTCCACCTGCTGTACGGCAGCCACTACGACTTCCTGTTCCACCTGGAAGACATCCTCACCACGGTGACGCAGGCGTGGCTGGAGCGCGACGGCGAGCTGCAAGCGCTAGACGCGCTGCGCGAGACCGACCCGCGCTGGTACCAGTCGAGCCGCATCCTGGGGGCGGCCTGCTACGTCGACTTGTTCGCGGACGACCTGGCGGGGCTGCGCGAGCGGATCCCCTACCTGGTAGAGCTGGGGGTGACCTACCTGCACCTGATGCCGCTGTTCCGCTCCCCCGAGGGAGACAACGACGGCGGCTACGCGGTAAGCAGCTACCGCGAGGTAGACGAGGCGCTGGGGACGATGGCCCAACTCCGCGAGCTGTCAACGCAGCTCCGCCACCACGGCATCTCGCTGGTGGTGGACTTCGTGCTCAACCACACCAGCGACGAGCACCCGTGGGCCCGCCGCGCCGCCGCGGGCGACCCCGAGCACCAGGGCTACTACCGCCTGTTCCCCGACCGCGAGCTGCCGGACGCCTACGAGCGATCGATGGCGGACGTGTTCCCCGACGACCACGCCGGCTCATTCATCTACCGCAACGACATGGGCCGCTGGGTGTGGACCACCTTCCACAACTACCAGTGGGACCTGAACTACCAGAACCCCAAGCTGCTGGACCGCATGCTGGGGGAGATGTTGTTCCTGGCCAACCAGGGGGTCGAGGTGCTGCGGTTCGACGCGGTGGCCTTCCTCTGGAAAGAGATCGGCACCGACAGCCAGAACCTGCCGGGCGCCCACTGGGTGATCCGGGCGATGAGCGCGGCGCTGAAGATCGTGGCGCCCGCGTCGGTGATCAAGAGCGAGGCGATCGTCCACCCGGACGAGGTGCGCCGCTACATCCACCACGACGAGTGCCAGCTCTCCTACAACCCGGAGCTGATGGCGCTGATGTGGGACTCGCTGGCGACGCGCAAGACCGCGGTGCTGCACAACGCGCTGGAACGCCGGTTGACGATCCCCGAGGACTGCCAGTGGGTGAACTACATCCGCTGCCACGACGACATCGGCTGGGCGTTCAGCAACACAGACATCCTCGCCTCGGGCTTCGACCCGGACGAGCACCGCCGGTTCCTCACCCGCTTCTACACAGGGATTCACCCCGGCACGTTCGCCCGCGGCCTGCCGTTCCAGCTCAACCCCGCCACGGGAGACGGCCGGGTGTCCGGCGCGTGCGCCTCGCTGTGCGGGCTGGAACGCGCGTTGGAGCTGGACGACCCCAAGGAGATCGACCATGCGGTGCGGCGGATCTTGTTGATGCACGGCGTGATCCTGACGCTGGGGGGCATCCCGCTGATCTACCTGGGAGACGAGATCGCGATGCTGAACGATTATTCGTTCCAGCAAGACCCAGAGCGATCGTCGGACTCGCGCTGGGTCCACCGGCCGCGGTTCGACTGGGACCGCGCCGAACAGCGGCACGACACCGACACGATCCCCGGGCGGGTGTTCCAGGGGCTGCTGCGGTTCATCCAGCTCCGCAAGCAGCACCCGGCGTTCAACTCGTCGAACACACAGCTTGTTGAGACCGGCAACGATCACCTGCTGGGCTACTTCCGCAGCCACGGCGAGCACGGCGTGCTGGTGCTGGCCAACTTCGACGACCACCCGCAAGAGATCGAGGGCCGCCGGCTACGCACGCTGGGCCTGCGCAAGACGGTGATCGACATGGTCGATGGGGACGCGATCTTCGCGGCCCAGAGCCTGACGCTGGAGCCCTACCGGCTGATGGTGCTGGCCCGGCCGCAGTAG
- a CDS encoding PRC-barrel domain-containing protein gives MTRLLTTALTAALLCLPLIGPASPAAAADATAAAKKPAAIKPNHAKQMHALISSNKIVGAEIIGNGPDNPSVATISDVVMTKDGKGVYAIATVGATLGLGGNSIAIPVNALNCECRMVDGEKNCSVKIDKTAEQLEAAPEVSLEGYEDVTVASFVDRNNRFYGADAAETFASRDDMMCASKLTDAAVYCDSEEECGTLEALIVDAADHQAKYAIIGDGATLGIGEKYSAVPFEALNFKMDREGNVRVMINAEARVIGAAPKVTPSDYPELDKDAFRKDVSKALAATRS, from the coding sequence ATGACCCGCTTACTGACCACCGCACTGACAGCGGCACTGCTGTGCCTTCCGCTGATCGGCCCGGCTAGCCCGGCCGCCGCGGCAGACGCCACGGCCGCCGCCAAGAAGCCGGCCGCCATAAAGCCGAACCACGCCAAGCAGATGCACGCCCTGATCTCTAGCAACAAGATCGTGGGCGCCGAGATCATCGGCAACGGGCCGGACAACCCATCGGTCGCGACGATCAGCGACGTTGTGATGACCAAGGACGGAAAGGGTGTGTACGCCATCGCCACGGTCGGGGCCACGCTGGGCCTCGGCGGCAACTCGATCGCCATCCCTGTCAACGCGCTCAACTGCGAGTGCCGGATGGTAGACGGCGAGAAGAATTGCAGCGTGAAGATCGACAAGACCGCCGAGCAGCTCGAAGCCGCGCCGGAGGTGTCGCTTGAAGGTTACGAAGACGTCACCGTGGCGTCGTTTGTCGACCGCAACAACCGGTTTTATGGCGCCGACGCGGCGGAAACCTTCGCTAGCCGCGACGACATGATGTGCGCCAGCAAGCTGACCGACGCGGCCGTGTATTGCGATTCGGAGGAAGAGTGCGGAACGCTTGAGGCCTTGATTGTCGACGCCGCCGATCACCAGGCGAAGTACGCGATCATCGGCGACGGAGCCACGCTGGGCATCGGCGAGAAGTACTCGGCCGTGCCGTTCGAGGCGCTCAACTTCAAGATGGACCGTGAAGGGAATGTCCGCGTGATGATTAACGCCGAGGCCCGCGTCATAGGCGCCGCTCCGAAGGTGACCCCCAGCGATTACCCGGAGCTGGACAAGGACGCCTTCCGCAAGGACGTGAGCAAGGCGCTTGCCGCGACGCGCAGCTAG